CACCGGAACCCAGATGAATCCCGATGAAACAGAAGGACTCAAAGGTGACGGGTGGTATAAAAATATTTTCGATTTCTACACCCTGGAAGGTGCCTGTCATCTGCAGAAATTCCTCAAGTTTTGGCAGGGAGGAAAACTGGTGCTGAATATTACGGAAATGCCGATTAAGTGTCCCGTTGCTCCTTTGGAATTTCTATTTCTGGCGGATTGGTGGTTTACAGAGAAGGGAATCAGAGATAAGGTGGATCTGACTTTTGTCACACCCCTTCCCGGTGCTTTTACAAAACCACGTGCTGCTCAGATTTTGGGAGATTTTCTCCAGAAAAAAAACATCAATCTTGTGCCGGAGTTTAGCACAGGGTCAGTAGATTCGAAAGCCAATAAAATCCGTTCCTGGGATGAAAAAGAAGTGGATTATGATTTGCTGGTCACCATTCCCACCAATATGGGGGATCCGGTGATTGAACGCTCCGGGATGGGGGATGAACTGAATTTTGTTCCTACACACCCGAAAACACTTCAATCCAAAAAGTGGGAGAATGTTTTTGTAATCGGGGATGCCACCAATCTTCCCAGCTCCAAAGCAGGATCCGTAGCCCATTTTCAGGCGGAAATCCTCCAGGAAAATCTGTTGCGGGCCATTGACGGACTCCCGCTGAAGGAAGATTTCGATGGTCACGCCAACTGTTTTATTGAATCAGGCTT
This window of the Candidatus Neomarinimicrobiota bacterium genome carries:
- a CDS encoding FAD/NAD(P)-binding oxidoreductase, translated to MKKLLILGAGTAGTMMANKLVKQLDKEEWKITLVDKVEEHYYQPGLLFIPFNIYKRNDVIKPKRDFIPSDVDLIMSDIEVIEPEQNRVKLQNGQVLSYDFLIIATGTQMNPDETEGLKGDGWYKNIFDFYTLEGACHLQKFLKFWQGGKLVLNITEMPIKCPVAPLEFLFLADWWFTEKGIRDKVDLTFVTPLPGAFTKPRAAQILGDFLQKKNINLVPEFSTGSVDSKANKIRSWDEKEVDYDLLVTIPTNMGDPVIERSGMGDELNFVPTHPKTLQSKKWENVFVIGDATNLPSSKAGSVAHFQAEILQENLLRAIDGLPLKEDFDGHANCFIESGFGKGMLIDFNYDVEPLPGKYPLPGIGPFSLLEETKMNHWGKMMFRWVYWNILIKGGEMPIEAQMNMAGKIR